One region of Thiomonas intermedia genomic DNA includes:
- the pip gene encoding prolyl aminopeptidase, whose protein sequence is MTLRTFYPPIEPFKTGLLDTGDGHQIYWELSGNPQGKPAVFLHGGPGSGCSPDHRRLFDPQRYCVLLFDQRGCGRSTPHASLENNTTWHLVADIERLRTLLGVDRWLVFGGSWGSTLALAYAQAHTARVSALVLRGIFTLRREELLWFYQEGASWLFPDLWEGFLAPIPEAERGDLIGAYRKRLTGDDPEAQLACARAWSVWEGQTIRLLPDAANAQMHAQDAFSLAFARIENHYFVHQGWMDEGQLLRDAGKLAEVPGVIVQGRYDACTPVRTAWDLHRAWPQADFQLVPDAGHAYNEPGILSRLIEATDRFAAG, encoded by the coding sequence ATGACTTTGCGCACCTTCTACCCGCCCATCGAACCCTTCAAGACCGGTCTGCTCGACACCGGCGATGGCCACCAGATCTACTGGGAGCTGAGTGGCAACCCCCAGGGCAAGCCCGCCGTCTTTCTGCACGGCGGACCGGGCTCGGGCTGTTCGCCGGACCACCGCCGTCTGTTCGATCCCCAGCGGTATTGCGTGCTGCTGTTCGACCAGCGCGGTTGTGGACGATCGACCCCGCACGCCTCGCTGGAGAACAACACGACCTGGCATCTGGTCGCCGACATCGAACGGCTGCGCACCCTGCTGGGCGTGGATCGCTGGCTGGTGTTCGGCGGCTCGTGGGGCAGCACCCTGGCCCTGGCCTATGCCCAGGCACACACCGCACGGGTCTCGGCCCTGGTCTTGCGGGGCATCTTCACCCTGCGGCGCGAGGAGCTGCTGTGGTTCTACCAGGAAGGCGCGTCCTGGCTGTTTCCCGATCTGTGGGAAGGTTTCCTGGCGCCCATTCCCGAAGCCGAGCGCGGCGATCTGATCGGCGCCTATCGCAAACGGCTGACGGGCGACGACCCCGAGGCGCAACTGGCCTGCGCCCGCGCCTGGAGCGTGTGGGAAGGCCAGACCATCCGCCTGCTGCCCGACGCAGCCAACGCGCAGATGCATGCGCAGGATGCGTTCTCGCTCGCGTTTGCGCGCATCGAGAACCACTACTTCGTGCACCAAGGGTGGATGGACGAAGGCCAGTTGCTGCGCGACGCAGGCAAGCTGGCCGAGGTGCCCGGCGTCATCGTGCAGGGCCGGTACGACGCCTGCACCCCGGTTCGCACCGCCTGGGATCTGCACCGCGCCTGGCCGCAGGCCGATTTCCAGCTCGTGCCCGACGCCGGTCACGCCTACAACGAGCCGGGCATTCTTTCGCGCCTGATCGAGGCGACGGACCGATTTGCAGCAGGTTGA
- a CDS encoding pyrimidine/purine nucleoside phosphorylase, translated as MSTTQIDGAAVNPKANVYFDGKCVSHSITLADGRKASVGVILPATLTFGTGAPEIMEGVAGACEYRLPGTDTWQRAGVGDKFSVPGNTQFDIRVAEGETAYHYICYFG; from the coding sequence ATGAGCACCACCCAGATCGACGGCGCCGCCGTCAACCCCAAGGCCAATGTCTATTTCGATGGCAAGTGCGTCAGCCACAGCATCACCCTGGCCGACGGCCGCAAGGCGTCTGTCGGCGTGATTCTGCCCGCGACCCTCACTTTTGGCACCGGGGCGCCTGAAATCATGGAAGGCGTGGCCGGGGCGTGCGAGTATCGTCTGCCCGGCACCGACACTTGGCAGCGCGCAGGCGTGGGCGACAAGTTCAGCGTCCCCGGCAACACCCAATTCGACATCCGCGTGGCCGAAGGCGAAACCGCCTATCACTACATCTGCTACTTCGGCTGA
- the argG gene encoding argininosuccinate synthase, with protein sequence MATILQNLPTGQKVGIAFSGGLDTSAALLWMKQKGALPYAYTANLGQPDESDYEEIPRKAMAYGAEKARLVDCRLQLAHEGIAAIQCGAFHISTGGITYFNTTPLGRAVTGTMLVAAMKEDDVHIWGDGSTFKGNDIERFYRYGLLTNPSLKIYKPWLDQRFIDELGGRKEMSEFLIANGFDYKMSVEKAYSTDSNMLGATHEAKDLEHLNSGIRIVNPIMGVAFWKPEVEVKAEEITIRFEEGQPVALNGQTFDSPVDLFLKANEIGGRHGLGMSDQIENRIIEAKSRGIYEAPGMALLHIAYERLVTGIHNEDTIEQYRINGLKLGRLLYQGRWFDPQSIMLRETAQRWVARAVTGEVTLELRRGNDYSILNTESPNLTYAPERLSMEKVEDAPFSPLDRIGQLTMRNLDITDTRAKLGIYAKTGLISMGEGAEMLRLEGEKD encoded by the coding sequence ATGGCCACCATCCTGCAAAACCTGCCCACCGGGCAAAAAGTCGGCATCGCCTTCTCCGGCGGCCTGGACACCTCTGCCGCGCTGCTGTGGATGAAGCAGAAGGGCGCCCTGCCCTACGCCTACACCGCCAACCTCGGCCAGCCCGACGAAAGCGACTACGAAGAGATCCCGCGCAAGGCCATGGCCTACGGCGCTGAAAAAGCCCGCCTGGTGGACTGCCGCCTGCAACTGGCACACGAAGGCATCGCCGCCATCCAGTGCGGCGCCTTCCACATCAGCACCGGCGGCATCACCTACTTCAACACCACCCCGCTGGGCCGCGCCGTCACCGGCACCATGCTGGTGGCCGCCATGAAGGAAGACGACGTCCACATCTGGGGCGACGGCAGCACCTTCAAAGGCAACGACATCGAGCGTTTCTACCGCTACGGCCTGCTGACCAACCCGAGCCTGAAGATCTACAAGCCCTGGCTGGACCAGCGCTTCATCGACGAGCTGGGCGGCCGCAAGGAAATGAGCGAGTTCCTCATTGCCAACGGCTTCGACTACAAGATGTCGGTCGAGAAGGCCTACAGCACCGACAGCAACATGCTCGGCGCCACGCACGAAGCCAAGGACCTGGAGCACCTCAACAGCGGCATCCGCATCGTCAACCCCATCATGGGCGTGGCGTTCTGGAAGCCCGAGGTCGAAGTCAAGGCCGAAGAAATCACCATCCGCTTCGAAGAAGGCCAGCCGGTCGCCCTGAACGGCCAGACCTTCGACTCACCGGTGGACCTGTTCCTCAAAGCCAACGAAATCGGCGGCCGCCATGGCCTGGGCATGAGCGACCAGATTGAGAACCGCATCATCGAGGCCAAGAGCCGCGGCATCTACGAAGCCCCCGGCATGGCGCTGCTGCACATCGCCTACGAGCGCCTGGTCACCGGCATCCACAACGAAGACACCATCGAGCAGTACCGCATCAACGGCCTCAAGCTCGGCCGCCTGCTGTACCAGGGCCGCTGGTTCGACCCGCAGTCCATCATGCTGCGCGAAACCGCCCAGCGCTGGGTGGCCCGCGCCGTGACTGGCGAAGTGACGCTGGAGCTGCGCCGCGGCAACGACTACTCGATCCTCAACACCGAATCGCCCAACCTGACCTACGCGCCCGAGCGCCTGAGCATGGAAAAGGTGGAAGACGCGCCGTTCAGCCCGCTGGACCGCATCGGCCAGCTGACCATGCGCAACCTCGACATCACCGACACGCGCGCCAAGCTGGGCATCTATGCCAAGACCGGACTGATTTCCATGGGTGAGGGCGCGGAGATGCTGCGGCTGGAAGGGGAGAAAGACTGA